ctataaattataatatgagaaattttatgaataattGTAACACTATatgtaatattaatttatcttAGTTTTAATGTGTTTGGTGGAAGATTTATGCTTTACTATATAagtatcaataaatatatagacATATGTTTCAGTTAAGTCAAGGTCCATATTTGCAAGAAGATAATTGTAGTTTGTGTCCCGCTTTGAATATGgtacaaatttttaaaaggttGAGTAGACACAAAAATGCACCGTTACAAACTTACCATGTCAAGTAAAGCCCAGTCAATAACTACAAGACAATAGTGAGAAAGATTCCGGTGTGAGTTGGAAGGCAAATCACCATCCTAATTCTCAAGTCTAGTCTAGGTTAATAGATGAGTGGACATGACCCATAGGATGCTGACTCACAGGATgcagaaaaacttgtatgaaaCCATCTCAAGTCAAGTCAAGTCAATACCTACAATAAtttgttatgatttttggTGTGGAGCCAAGTCTGTGAAGTTAAAGTCTTATGTGGAGCCACACACATTCATTCTTCCAACTAATACCAAATTTGCCACAATTATTAAGAGCatcatttctcttttctttttctttattctgGATGACACAAAACCTTGTCCGCATATCACACGTTCATTCTTCCAATACAAATTTTCCACGAGTCTTCTCGTCCATTAGTCCCGAGCTCAATCAACTTCCCATTCAGACCCtacaaattagaaaaagaaaaagtgattATCTGATTTGTATGCTCTTcagaaatttataataaaactcATTCGTTgccttttatatataaaacctatacattgaagaagaaaaaaaaaactagttgtactatattttttatttattttgaatgatGTGTGAAATACCATTATTATCCTtgcattataatttttttaaaaaaaaaaattgtgatggctgtattgtaatttttaggtttttttttttaaaacttgtaTGGTACATTTGGTCCCTCCTtacgttgaaaaaaaaaaagaaaaaaaaaaggaaaagtcaAATGAGTTTTTTCCCAAGATTTGAGTATTGTTGgtgtttatttaatatttgttttacaTGTAGGACCCTATTTATGAGCTTACTTACATATGAAAAGTCCTTGTTTTTATCTATCAAGCCAATCGAATATCGATAAAGTGTGATCCAAACTAATTGAGAATTCCAAAATTTATCCAATCGCTTAAGTCAAGTCAATATCTAACCACCTAATTGCATTGTGGAAATTAGTATCTAGCAAGGGCAGATGATTCATACTCTTTTTCTTGTCCGGTATTGTATAAAAATATGGCTCTATTTTGGTTTTCTGTCTATCTATGCAAATATCTTTAACACATTACAAGAATGATGGAGAAGCATTTGAAAGGAAAGAATGTCATCTCAACttgaaaggaaaaaacttCTCATCCTCATCCTCTACCTAGTCCCTGTCAAGGATTATCCATCCACACAAACATTGAGGACCATATTCCCCATTGCGAATCTGTTTCCATCCCTATTCATAAAGAGTTGGCTGAAAGTCACAAATAATCTATGTAGTTTTGCCTTGATTACTAGGAAGACCATCTTTATAGACTAACTTGTGCACTATCTCTCTAATAAAGGCGGAGTTGGATACAAAATGAAGGACACTTTGACTTCCTTTCTCCAAAACTTTAGTGATCAAATTCAGCACTAAATATACTCCTTCCTACTTAAGAATTTCTTGATTATcactataaattataatatgagaaattttatgaataattGTAACACTACatgtaatattaatttatcttAGTTTTAATATGTGTTTGGTGGAAGATTTATGCTTTACTATATAagtatcaataaatatatagacATATGTTTCAGTTAAGTCAAGGTCCATATTTGTAAGAAGATAATCGTAGCTTGTTTCCCACCTTGAATGGGAGGcaaatttttaaaaggttGAGTGGACACAAATATATGTGCGTTGGTAGACATATCTACGTATGTTTCAAGTTAGGTCAAGTCAATATTGCAAGAAGCTTGTGCCTTGAATGGGATCAGGAAAACTTGTATGAAACCCTCTCAAGCCTATTCAAGTCGACTCAATACCTACAATAATTTGTCATGGTTTTTGGCGTGGAACTCGGGATTCTCAAGTCTGTGAAGTTAAAGTCTTATGTGGAGCCACACACACACGCATTCATTCTTCCAACCAATACCAAATTTCCACAAGTCTTATGATCCAGTAATTTCCCCAATTCATTGAAATACATGTTCAgaccagaagaaaaagagaaaggctACCTACCTAACTTTACGCAAAGACTATAATTCAATAGATAATTTCTGAAGATTTGTACtttcatatataatatttgtataATTTGTGAAATATATCTCTATAATTTGTAAAACTGTATGAAACCATCTCAAGTCAAGTCAAAGTCAAtacaaattagaaaaagaaaaagtgattATCTGATTTGTATGCTCTTCAGCATGCagctcctttttgtttttcagaaATTTATAATAGAACTTATTCCTTgccttttatatataaaacctataaattgaagaaagaaaaaaaaaaaaaaactagttgtactatatgttttatttattttttattttgaatcaTGTATGAAATACCATTTTTATCCTTGCATTATAATTTTTAGGAAAAACAATTATGATGGTAGTATGtagtttttaagttttttaagGCTTGTATGGTATATTTGGTCCCTCCTTAATTTGGGagagaaaaagtaaaatgggcttcttttttttcctatgGTTTGAGTATTGTaggtgtttcttttttattttaaattttaaatttttaaatatttaggGCCCTATTTATGGGCTTACTTACATATGAAAAGCCCTTGTTTTTATCAGTCAAGTCAATCGAATATCGATATAGTGTGATCCAAACTAATTGAGAATTCcaaaatttattcaattaCACAGGTCAAGTCAATATCTAGCCACTTAATTGCATTGTGAAAATTAGCGTCTAACTTAATTTGTAGAAGGGGCAGATGATTCGTGGTCTTTTTCTTGTCATGTCTTGTGTAAATATTATGGctatgttttggttttctgtGTGTCTGTGTGAATATTTCAAACACGTTacgaggatgatgaagaagcatttgaaaagaaagaatccCATCTTAAGTTGAAAGGATGTGCAttctcaaaaaaaacaaaaaaacaaaaaataataaatatatatattgaaaggATGTGCCAAAATTAATACATGCTCATCTTTAATCCCAAAAAACCACTGGAGGATGCCTGTGCACCTTAACAATACTGGGAGTTTTAGAAATCATTTTCATAAAATgttttaataaaatgaaaatgagaaaacgAATTAATTCCCCAATTCAATGAAGTTTTTGTGTAGAAAcactcaaaaaatgaaaatgcgATGTTCTTATTTGGATACCTTTTAGTATGTCGTTTCTGTTTAAGAATGTCATTTGCGTTTTAAGTATGTCgtttatattttcatatataatatttgtatcaaaaaatatatgtgcGTTGGTAGAAGatataattatatgtttcACGTTAAGTCAAGTCAATATTGCAAGAAGATATGATTATAGCTTGTCCTTGGATGGGATCATGGGACGCAAATTACGGTTGAGTGGATACAGACTTGCAGACTTGCAGCATATGACAAAATTTGCATACTATTGAAGCTAGTAAagactttcttttttccccctatatatatatatatatatatatggagaaCCACGAAGACAAGCATATATCAATAATTAAATCCTAAACAATTGTGTCTCTTCTCTTCATTGGATCGTGTTCATCTATTAACATGCAGAGTCACGGAAGATGCTTGAAACTCTTTCTTGCATTTGCGCTGCTTTTGCTGCAGTACACCCAAGGAGGAGAGGTGGACCACAGTCAGAGGGATACTAACGTTACCATAAGGTGCATAGAGAGGGAAAGGCAAGCACTCCTTGCATTCAAACGGGGCATGGTGGATAAGTCCGATTTACTCTCTTCATGGGGTTCAGAAGCACAAAAACAAGATTGCTGCAGATGGGTGGGAGTCTCTTGTAGCAGCCAAACTGGCCATGTTCTTCAACTTGATCTTTCATACAAAGTTGTAGGCGGCTATTTCAATTTTCGAGGTAAGATGATTAGTCCTAAACTGATTGAGTTGCACCATTTACAACATTTGGACCTCAATGATATTAATTTCAATGGGAGCCAATTTCCATATTTCATTGGTTCTTTAACCAATTTAAGATACCTTGATCTTTCTTTCACTAATTTTCAAGGGAAGTTTCCAAGTCTGGTCGGAAATCTTACGAATTTGGTGCATCTGAACTTACATGGTAATGACTTTATAAATGCTGAAAATCTCGattggcttcctcttctttcgtCGTTAAGATATTTGGACTTGAGTTTCTCGAATCTCAGCAATATTTTCGATTGGCCGGCAGCCATTAATAAGCTTCCTGAACTAACAAACTTGACACTAGGTGCATGTGATCTTTGTTCTCCAATTCTTTCCACTCTTTCTTACATAAACTCTTCTAAATCTCTTGCTAGCGTTGACCTTCATGCCAACCTTTTGAATAGTACTTCAATATTCCTCTGGTTGTCCAACTATAATACCAGCCTTGTTGATCTTGACCTCTCTTTTAACCAACTAGCCGGTTCAATTCCTGATGCTTTTGGAAACATGAGCTCTCTGGCACATCTTGATCTCTCTTATAACCAACTTGAAGGGTCATTACCTGATCTTACAAACCTTTCATCTCTAGAAGTCTTGTCTCTTAGTGACAATCAATTAAGCGGAGAAATTTCAGGAACTCATTTCTCAAAACTCTCCAAACTATGGAATTTGGATTTATCTTCTAACTTGCTAGTTTTAGACATCCACGCTGATTGGATTGCTCCTTTCCAACTGCAGTCCATAAATTTAGAGTCTTGCAAGCTGGGTCCGCATTTCCCAAAATggcttcaaactcaaaaaaatatCTCATTCCTTGATATTTCTGATGCTGGAATTTCCGACATTCTTCCAAGTTGGTTTTGGAGTTTATGTCGTAATGTGGAATATATGGATCTCGCACGCAACCAAATTAGAGGTACATTTCCAAATTTgacattggaattttcatattCCCCTATGCTAGATCTGAGTTCGAACAAGTTGGAAGGTTCAATCCCCTCATTTCTATCAAAAGCCTCATATTTGGATCTGAGTTCGAACAAGTTAGAAGGTCCAATCCCCTCAGTTCTATCAAAAGCCTCATATCTGGATCTGAGTTCGAACAAGTTGGAAGGTCCAATCCCCTTAGTTCTATCAAACGTCACATATCTGGATCTTTCTAATAATAAACTTTCAGGGTCAATTTCGTTCTTGTGTTCAAGTGCAGCTATTGGTTTAGTCTTTCTTAACCTCTCAAGCAACAATGTTTCTGGACAAGTTCCAGATTGCTGGACACATTTGGAGAATCTAGTCATGCTTGATTTGAGTTACAATGCTTTGTCCGGGAAAATTCCTACAACAATAGGCTCTGTATTTGGGATTGAAACACTCAAATTAAGAAGCAATAGATTTGTGGGACAATTGCCTGCTTCGTTGAAGAATTGCACAAGTTTAGTAGTTATTGATGTTGGGGACAATAAATTATCCGGACCAATACCTGAATGGTTAGGGGTTAGCTTAAAGAATTTGGTTATCCTGATGCTTTCGTCTAATCACTTCAATGGAAGCTTGCCCTCACAATTATGCCATCTAATACGaattcaaaatttggatttCTCTATGAACATCATCTCTGGAAGCATACCCAAATGCCTCACCAATTTAACTACTCTGGCTCAGAAAGGAAATTCAAGTCTGAACATCTCACATTCTTATGAAATTTCTACGATCAATTTGGTAGATTTTTATGACGATGATGCAACCTTCATGTGGAAAGGAGGAATGCAGACATACAAAAGTACTTTGGGGCTCGTGAAGAGAATTGATCTGTCAAGCAATAAATTAACAGGGGAGATTCCAAGTGAAATCACTCATCTTGTTGGGTTAGTTTCTTTAAACCTATCGAGAAACCAATTAACAGGTCAAATAACTCCAAAGATCGGAAACTTGCAGTCATTGGATTCTCTTGATTTGTCACGAAACCATATAGACGGAAGAATTCCAACAAGCCTTGCTCGGATAGATCGTCTTGGTTTCTTGGACTTGTCATATAACAACTTGTCTGGCAAAATTCCAGTCGGAACTCAGCTCCAAGGCTTTGATCCCTCTTTTTATGCTGGGAATCTTCAACTCTGTGGACCTCCACTTAAAAAGATGTGTGCTGATGAAGTGGAAAAAGGTCCAAGTGAGCAAACTGACTTCATCAACCAAAATGACAAGGATGAGCTAATAACACTGGGATTCTACATTAGTATGGGGCTTGGATTTGCTATTGGATTTTGGGGAGTTTGCGGCACCTTGATATTTTCAAAGTCATGGAGGTACGCATACTTGAAGTTCTTGAATGGTTTAAATGATTAGTTTTTTGTGAGGATAGCTTTGTTTAAGCAGCAATTGAAGGATGCTTAATTACTAAAGATCAACGGTAAGtaatctctctttctctctctcattgtttattattattttattgactTAATCAACATGCAtgattaatttggtttttctaattttttatattcatgCAAACTAATTGGtcgtttttttcttcttttttgtttttttgtttttttgtttttgcattttatctttttatccAGCATCTTCGGAGACATGTCTTTCCTTCAATCAAAATGGTGCAAAGTTGCCATGGACAGTTGGAGTGTCTTAACTCCTTAATAAGAAGATTAGTGGATGGGTTGGCACGAAAttgtttgttttgctttgttgTCGTTATTAttccttgttttgtttggaTGTGTTGTCGTTTCCTTTCTTTTGAGTAGAAAACTGAAGCTCCCAGAGCATGACTTGGCATGTTAGTGGCCTTGCCTcattaatatgaaacttattGGTCAAGAATTTGCTCCATTGCCAACGGAATCCAGTCTAGTGACAATTCACTTTTTTTAGTATTGCTTGAGTCAAACAATATGAGTATAATATTTTTCAGATTGTATTTCATTCTTCAAAAGAATGTATTTATAGTACAATGATGTGACCCTAGTAGGGTCAAACTAGGAAACaagataaaatcctaattacacaatatctgtacaaaaggaaataaatataataataataaactaggaaataaatatcctaattaAGCTAGGATCTCGCTAAtagcttgtactaaaaaaacaGTGACGATGCATCTAATAGCTTAATCAGAAATAgttttagaaaacaaaaacagtgaAACCATTTTTGTTAAGTTTAATAAACAAATTGTTCCAAAAATGATTGCCCAAATCAAGCAcaataatctatatatataaagcaaaaggcatagaatggtgaaacattcaaaataccagaaaatgcccttggttaattcaaacattaagaattgaatttattaattaaatgaggataatatggtaaattcatattttttatattaaaaattaaaattaaaaacaaaatcagataatagatCCTACTTTTATGTTATACTAGCCTCTctgcacgcgcttccgcgcctgcaagaggcttttttaaaaaaaaattaaatttattttagaattaaaaaagataatggatagttgtgttccataaaaataagatccattatctgaattttcttttatttttaatttttttaatacgaaattttgaatttaccatattatcctcatttaattaataatttcaatttgtaatgtttgcattaaccaagggcattttctggtattttgaatgtttcaccattctctgccttttgctttatatatatagataactacccatattattttttcttcattctaaaaattaaataaataataaataaaaaaatcaattagcacattaaataaataataaataataaatcaacCGTCACTTGACACTACtatattattgaattttttaccgttgaaattttatgttgatcttttttatgttcttttcATCAACCAATGTGGAGatggatgattttttttttgttttaatgtatttatgttacattttataattaatttataagtaTTTTAACTTGATTAATGAATTACTCTTAAtactaaaatataaaaatacattCATTTAAGAaagtaataaataaatcaacactatgtaataaaataatattttaatttgacatatcatGTGGGATGTAAAACCATGCAggatgtcaaattgccacattagctatcaaatttaaatttgatatttgatatttgatatttgacatttcccttggagatgctctaagcACCGACATGAGAAACATGTCAGTTGGGTTATGTTTTGGGATTGAATCCAACCCGACCAATAATAACATCAATCTCATTGATTAGACGGTGGGCCTGTCCTTAAATTTGAGCTCTGGAGTTTTGGCCCGAATTCAAATCTGGGCTATTAATACAGATCCAAACAAATGGATTTGGAGTTAGAAgcccaaattcaaattcactCCTACCCAAACAAAAGGcccaaaaattatttatattctcaaattttcttcagctaaaaaattaaatacttgCAACTAAACAGAATCAAATAGAAATATTGTGCTCCCAAAGACCAAGGGCCGAATCACAATATGGGCTCCGGTGGGCTGTAGTCCAGTGATTTTtcagtggaaaaaaaaaaaaaaaaacatcaaactTATATAAGCCACTATCTTAATCTAAAAATACACAATTTTATACATTAGCAACATCAATAGACATAGTCAGAGGTTTTTCACGTTTGTATATGGTGTCGAAGACTGTCCCAATACTAATAACCCACAATAAGGGTAAAGTCCTTAACTCTaactctcctttttttttctttattgatttGTCTCCAAAAGAGAAccatttttctaaattaaacTTCCTTTCATGAATAATATGGCTCTCattccattatttttcttgtgtttataactagcatgatttgtactaatgtatacttttatttatataaagcCAATGGAAATTGTaagtaaaaaaattgaacgttgaattttaagctaataactTTAGCTATCCTATCCGATGATAAATTTCTAATTCTGCTCTTGAACAAATATCATATAAATCATATGCAACCACACCAGACACATGACATAGCTAATGTATTTGAAAATGAGTAGAGGTGCACAAGCGAAACATATCAAATACCtctgaatttctttttctttttttcaataaatagaAATGGCAACCTCTCATTGatttatgaaaatttgaaatagaaTCCAACCtatgtaaatttgtaattatgtTCAATCTTAATCATTGTTTGAATGGTTACAAGAATAATTATTACTATGCCGAGATAAATAcaatttataaattacaatGCTGCCTTTATACTTCAATAATATTACAAacttataattaaaaaaattacaaacttataattacaaaaattataaactaaaaaataaatccaaaacTAATTTAACTATTTTCAAAGTCTTCAAccaatataaattcaaaagtCATCAAGTACCAATAACATATAAATTGGATGCAAGGAGATCTATGCCTTCACTATAATCCTTCAAAAGATGCACAAGAATTCTTCCAAAACAGAGATAGAATTTGCACATCTTCATGCTTCCAGACACCTAATGCCAATGCAACCAGAGCACAAAGCTCAAAATATGGATTGGtagacagagagaaaaaaacgTGTcgacatatatacatatgaaaGAGAAAATCTATAGAAAATATGCAGAAAATTTTACTTATCATAAGAACCATTTATAATAATCAATGCAAAGGAAAGTTGAGTTAGCATATATAATAGATGGTTTATGTTGAAGGCATATGCAGAAGGAACAGAGATGAGGGCTGATGATTCAGCAAGTGATTTGATGCTTGTTACTTTCGATCTTCGCTCTCACCGTTGGAGCAGCAGCAACTGGAGCCATTGCTTGAAATTTCAAACTAGTGTTTGTGTGAAAAAGAGACTCATAGTTTTAActaagaaaatgagaaatatATTGACTttcacattggaaagttgattttgttatatattctTTAAAGATTAGGGGGTTTCTTCCAAATTGACAATGAAGTTATAATGCTACattcaaaacatgaaaaaacGTTGAGAAAAATTGTAATGTATTTCAGGAAAAACATTGTGCATTAATATATGAACTTTGTCTTCAGTATGGCGTTGAACTTTTTACTCTTACTTACTTTGTTGTTTGGATATGCCTAGATACATATagtttaattatattattgcctttaaaattttttaaaaatatgaaggaaCAAAAAAGAGTGTTAACACAATAACGGCAAATAACAAATAAGTTCGGccaagataaaataaaaaaataaaaaaccaacagGGTACCCATATCTTATTCATTTTCTTCCAACTGAAATTAATACAACCGAgctcatccaaaaaaaaaacaaaaaaaaaacaatcaaagGTGATCAACCATCCTGTTTCCTCTATTATTAGTCTATATATCAGCAAACAAGATGCAATCTTCCTTTTATAACATGGATgctcagaaaataaaaaattatgatgcATTCACTAATGGACCCAGATTTTTTTTAGCGGAGGTGTAATATTgattaagtatgaaaaatagtttttcggaataatcatttttctcaagataatttttggcggcttttattccttacacatcaaataagaaaacttgattttatgggattttagtatgaagtatataatGACTTAATGAGctatcatttttagcctaaatcgtatgttgcactaaaaccgaatttttatattttgatttggtgggaatttgattttctaatatttttatttgaatccaaatagggggtacttccttatttacattataaacttaagtaaattgaataatataaaaataaataaaagtaaaaggacaaagaatataaaaataaataaggtaATTTGTATATTAGTTGAGCAAAGGGGCAATTTCAAGCACCTACAATGATTTTTCCGACGAAGTAAAATGCAGTTGCACCTCATTACGCCTCACTATCACTAGGTCCGCTAGTGGATGCATTGAACACTTTATTTTTCGTTAGCTCAAAGGGGTTAATATCAGATGAACGAGTTCTGcgggaaaaaaacaaattacatatatataatatatgagCTTCAGATAGTTAATGGAGGCCTGCTTCTTCTGCAGCTTTTGCTTGGTTTCTTCATAGGTTGGCTCtgctatttttatattttttttaaaaatcatatttttaaaataaaaaaccaacaaaaaagaaaaagaaaaatagaggagtagaaatcgggatagagggagaagagagagagtttaattttaatttttttaaagtgatgACATGA
The Prunus dulcis chromosome 2, ALMONDv2, whole genome shotgun sequence DNA segment above includes these coding regions:
- the LOC117618267 gene encoding receptor-like protein EIX2, whose product is MQSHGRCLKLFLAFALLLLQYTQGGEVDHSQRDTNVTIRCIERERQALLAFKRGMVDKSDLLSSWGSEAQKQDCCRWVGVSCSSQTGHVLQLDLSYKVVGGYFNFRGKMISPKLIELHHLQHLDLNDINFNGSQFPYFIGSLTNLRYLDLSFTNFQGKFPSLVGNLTNLVHLNLHGNDFINAENLDWLPLLSSLRYLDLSFSNLSNIFDWPAAINKLPELTNLTLGACDLCSPILSTLSYINSSKSLASVDLHANLLNSTSIFLWLSNYNTSLVDLDLSFNQLAGSIPDAFGNMSSLAHLDLSYNQLEGSLPDLTNLSSLEVLSLSDNQLSGEISGTHFSKLSKLWNLDLSSNLLVLDIHADWIAPFQLQSINLESCKLGPHFPKWLQTQKNISFLDISDAGISDILPSWFWSLCRNVEYMDLARNQIRGTFPNLTLEFSYSPMLDLSSNKLEGSIPSFLSKASYLDLSSNKLEGPIPSVLSKASYLDLSSNKLEGPIPLVLSNVTYLDLSNNKLSGSISFLCSSAAIGLVFLNLSSNNVSGQVPDCWTHLENLVMLDLSYNALSGKIPTTIGSVFGIETLKLRSNRFVGQLPASLKNCTSLVVIDVGDNKLSGPIPEWLGVSLKNLVILMLSSNHFNGSLPSQLCHLIRIQNLDFSMNIISGSIPKCLTNLTTLAQKGNSSLNISHSYEISTINLVDFYDDDATFMWKGGMQTYKSTLGLVKRIDLSSNKLTGEIPSEITHLVGLVSLNLSRNQLTGQITPKIGNLQSLDSLDLSRNHIDGRIPTSLARIDRLGFLDLSYNNLSGKIPVGTQLQGFDPSFYAGNLQLCGPPLKKMCADEVEKGPSEQTDFINQNDKDELITLGFYISMGLGFAIGFWGVCGTLIFSKSWRYAYLKFLNGLND